A single region of the Microcella sp. genome encodes:
- a CDS encoding dihydroorotase, whose protein sequence is MSRLLVRGASLLGDHVDDLRIRDGVIIARGPLTAEVGERVIDAEGLIALPGLVDLHTHLREPGGEASETVLSGTRAAAAGGFTAVHAMANTTPVADTAGVVEQVERLGVRHGYATVRPIGAVTVGLAGAQLAEIGAMARSSARVRVFSDDGMCVHDPLIMRRALEYVATFDGVIAQHAQEPRLTEGAQMNEGHLSGELGLAGWPAVAEESIIARDVLLAEHVRARLHVCHVSTAGSVDVVRWAKARGIAVTAEVTPHHLLLTEELVRGYDARFKVNPPLRRDDDVHALREGLADGTIDIVATDHAPHPAEAKECTWAEAAFGMVGLESALSVVQLAMVQSQSFAWADVARVLSTTPAAIGRLEGYGAPLEVGSPAHLTLVDPSAERTWSTDDLRGRSTNTPYSGRDLPGRVVHTIYGGVQTVIDGQLVEPDAVAARHAEVSHG, encoded by the coding sequence ATGAGCCGGCTTCTCGTGCGCGGGGCATCACTGCTCGGCGATCACGTCGACGACCTTCGCATCCGCGATGGTGTGATCATCGCGCGCGGCCCCTTGACCGCTGAAGTCGGCGAGCGGGTGATCGATGCCGAAGGCCTCATAGCGCTGCCTGGCCTCGTCGACCTTCACACTCACCTTCGCGAACCCGGCGGCGAAGCGAGCGAGACCGTGCTCTCGGGCACGCGGGCGGCCGCCGCGGGGGGATTCACCGCTGTGCACGCCATGGCCAACACCACTCCCGTCGCCGACACCGCCGGAGTGGTCGAGCAGGTCGAGCGGCTCGGAGTGCGTCACGGCTATGCCACGGTGCGCCCCATCGGTGCGGTCACCGTCGGGCTGGCCGGCGCGCAGCTGGCCGAGATCGGGGCGATGGCGAGATCGTCGGCCCGCGTGCGAGTCTTCAGCGACGACGGCATGTGCGTGCATGATCCGCTCATTATGCGGCGCGCGCTCGAATACGTGGCGACGTTCGACGGCGTCATCGCTCAGCACGCGCAAGAACCCCGGCTCACCGAGGGGGCGCAGATGAACGAAGGGCACCTCTCGGGCGAGCTCGGGCTGGCGGGGTGGCCAGCGGTGGCTGAAGAGTCGATCATCGCGCGCGATGTTCTGCTCGCTGAGCATGTTCGTGCCCGACTCCACGTGTGCCACGTCTCGACGGCGGGCTCTGTCGACGTGGTGCGCTGGGCCAAAGCCCGGGGCATCGCCGTGACGGCGGAGGTCACTCCGCATCACCTGCTGCTCACCGAAGAGCTCGTGCGAGGCTATGACGCGCGATTCAAGGTCAACCCGCCGTTGCGTCGAGACGACGATGTGCACGCTCTGCGCGAGGGCCTCGCCGACGGAACGATCGACATCGTCGCCACCGATCACGCACCTCACCCGGCTGAGGCGAAAGAGTGCACGTGGGCCGAAGCGGCCTTCGGCATGGTCGGCCTCGAGTCTGCGCTCAGCGTGGTGCAGCTCGCCATGGTGCAATCGCAGAGCTTCGCCTGGGCAGACGTCGCCCGGGTGCTCTCGACGACTCCTGCCGCGATCGGCCGGCTCGAGGGCTATGGCGCCCCCCTCGAGGTGGGCAGCCCCGCGCACCTGACGCTCGTCGACCCCTCGGCCGAGCGCACCTGGAGCACTGACGACCTGCGGGGTCGCAGCACCAACACGCCGTACTCGGGCCGTGATCTTCCGGGCAGGGTCGTGCACACGATCTACGGGGGAGTGCAGACCGTGATCGACGGGCAGCTCGTCGAGCCTGACGCGGTGGCCGCGAGGCACGCGGAGGTCTCTCATGGATAG
- the aroQ gene encoding type II 3-dehydroquinate dehydratase produces the protein MTASRVLVLNGPNLNRLGTREPEVYGTATLDDIRSSLAAAADGVEIDLRQSNDEAELIGWLHEAVDARTPVILNPAAFTHYSYALRDAVALVTEAGVAVVEVHLSNPHARETFRHTSVISGVATGVIAGFGIDSYHLALAHLLRLP, from the coding sequence ATGACCGCCTCGCGCGTGCTCGTGCTCAACGGGCCGAACTTGAACCGCCTGGGCACTCGCGAGCCCGAGGTGTACGGCACGGCGACACTCGACGACATCCGCTCGTCTCTGGCGGCTGCGGCCGACGGGGTCGAGATCGACCTGCGGCAGTCGAACGACGAGGCCGAGCTCATCGGCTGGCTGCATGAGGCGGTGGATGCCCGCACGCCGGTCATTCTCAACCCGGCGGCCTTCACCCACTACAGCTACGCCCTGCGCGACGCCGTGGCACTGGTCACCGAGGCAGGCGTTGCCGTCGTCGAGGTGCACCTCTCGAACCCGCATGCGCGCGAGACCTTTCGCCACACGAGCGTCATCTCGGGGGTCGCGACGGGCGTGATCGCCGGGTTCGGCATCGACTCGTACCATCTGGCGCTCGCGCACCTGCTGCGCCTGCCGTAG
- a CDS encoding ABC transporter ATP-binding protein, whose translation MSTITAPSTATAALPVSLRGVGRTFPSPGGAEPRLVLRDIDLTIAPGEIVALLGPSGCGKSTLLRQISGLDRPSTGSLTIDRAPVATADQRCAVAFQEPRLLPWRTVTRNVELGLPRALDREAGRERVAELLELVQLTPAAALKPRQISGGMAQRVSLARALARGPGVLLLDEPFGALDALTRLTMQDLLVDIHRAKPATIVLVTHDVDEALALADRIVLLGTRHDRPGATISRILEVPGARPRDRASTVLARLRAQLLDALGVPSHHGT comes from the coding sequence ATGTCGACCATCACGGCTCCCTCCACAGCGACGGCCGCGCTGCCCGTCTCGCTGCGCGGCGTCGGGCGCACGTTCCCCTCGCCGGGTGGTGCCGAGCCTCGACTGGTGCTGCGCGACATCGATCTGACCATTGCCCCTGGTGAGATCGTCGCCCTGCTCGGCCCTTCAGGGTGCGGCAAGAGCACGCTGCTGCGTCAGATCAGCGGTCTCGACCGGCCGTCGACCGGGTCACTGACGATCGACCGGGCGCCGGTCGCGACCGCAGACCAGCGGTGCGCAGTGGCCTTTCAAGAGCCGCGACTGCTGCCGTGGCGCACAGTGACCCGCAACGTCGAGTTGGGGCTACCGCGAGCACTGGATCGCGAAGCAGGTCGCGAGCGAGTCGCCGAGCTTCTCGAACTGGTGCAGCTCACCCCTGCGGCGGCCCTCAAGCCGCGGCAGATCTCGGGGGGAATGGCCCAGCGCGTCTCGCTCGCGCGGGCGCTCGCTCGCGGCCCCGGTGTGCTGCTGCTCGACGAGCCCTTCGGCGCCCTCGATGCTCTTACCCGATTGACGATGCAAGACCTGCTCGTCGACATCCACCGTGCGAAGCCGGCGACGATCGTGCTCGTGACGCACGACGTCGACGAGGCGCTCGCTCTGGCCGATCGCATTGTGCTGCTCGGCACTCGGCACGACCGGCCCGGTGCGACGATCAGCCGCATCCTCGAGGTGCCGGGCGCGAGACCCCGCGACCGCGCCTCGACCGTGCTCGCCCGACTTCGCGCTCAGTTGCTCGATGCGCTCGGCGTGCCGAGCCACCACGGCACCTGA
- the carA gene encoding glutamine-hydrolyzing carbamoyl-phosphate synthase small subunit translates to MTISTAVLVLEDGTRFVGRRYGAAGRTLGEAVFATGMSGYQETLTDPSYAGQIVVMTAPHIGITGMNDVDPESRRIWVEGFVVRDPARIVSNHRATRSLDDDLESNGVVGISGIDTRALTRRIREGGALRAGIFSGADAELSADEQLSIVRDSAVMTGRNLSADVSVSTTRVAPAVGESIGTLAVIDLGIKESTVRHLAERGFDVHVMPQSTTVDELLAIEPVAVFYSNGPGDPAASEAHVELLRAVLRAGLPFFGICFGNQLLGRALGFGTFKLPYGHRGINQPVLDKETGRIEITAHNHGFAVDAPVEGIVDSPAGFGRVEVSHVGLNDQVVEGLRALDIPAFSVQYHPEAAAGPHDSTYLFDRFRDLVVAQTQKGDA, encoded by the coding sequence GTGACCATCTCCACCGCCGTACTGGTTCTCGAAGACGGCACCCGCTTTGTCGGGCGCCGCTATGGCGCTGCAGGGCGCACTCTCGGTGAAGCGGTCTTCGCCACCGGCATGAGCGGCTACCAAGAGACGCTCACCGACCCGAGCTACGCGGGCCAGATCGTCGTCATGACGGCCCCGCACATCGGCATCACCGGCATGAACGACGTCGACCCCGAATCGCGCCGCATCTGGGTCGAGGGGTTCGTCGTGCGCGACCCTGCCCGCATCGTGTCGAACCACCGTGCCACCCGCAGTCTCGACGACGACCTCGAGTCGAACGGCGTGGTGGGCATCAGCGGCATCGACACCCGCGCCCTGACTCGTCGCATCAGAGAGGGGGGCGCCCTGCGCGCCGGCATCTTCTCGGGTGCTGATGCCGAGCTGAGTGCCGACGAGCAGCTGTCAATCGTGCGCGACTCGGCCGTCATGACCGGGCGCAACCTGTCGGCCGACGTCTCTGTCTCGACGACGAGAGTCGCGCCGGCGGTGGGCGAGAGCATCGGCACCCTGGCCGTGATCGACCTCGGCATCAAAGAATCGACGGTGCGGCACCTCGCCGAGCGTGGCTTCGACGTGCACGTCATGCCCCAGTCGACGACGGTCGATGAGCTGCTCGCGATCGAGCCCGTCGCCGTCTTCTACTCGAACGGCCCCGGCGACCCGGCGGCGAGCGAGGCCCATGTCGAGCTTCTGCGGGCCGTGCTGCGAGCAGGGCTGCCCTTCTTCGGCATCTGCTTCGGCAACCAGCTGCTCGGCCGCGCCCTGGGGTTCGGCACCTTCAAGCTGCCCTATGGCCACCGCGGCATCAACCAGCCCGTGCTCGACAAAGAGACAGGACGCATCGAGATCACCGCACACAATCACGGGTTCGCCGTCGACGCCCCCGTCGAGGGTATCGTCGACAGCCCCGCGGGCTTCGGTCGGGTCGAGGTGAGCCACGTCGGCCTCAACGACCAGGTCGTCGAAGGGCTCCGCGCTCTCGACATTCCCGCGTTCTCGGTGCAGTACCACCCCGAGGCGGCGGCGGGCCCGCACGACTCCACCTACCTGTTCGACCGGTTCAGAGACCTTGTCGTCGCTCAGACCCAGAAGGGCGATGCCTGA
- a CDS encoding aliphatic sulfonate ABC transporter substrate-binding protein has protein sequence MTIRTRSTLLTATLAVAAMAMTGCVAGEGAPAAQPEEGSEWSSTTLTLDFATYNPLSLIIKDQGWLEDELGDDVTVTWVQSAGSNKANEALRAGAIDVGSTAGSAALLARSNGSPIHTIAVYTQPNWAAILVPTGSDIREVSDLAGRNVAATKGTDPYFFLLQALGEAGLSLDDISLQNLQHADGRGALETGAVDAWAGLDPLLSTSVYNGNAEIIYDNVAFNSYGFLNATEEFIENHPDLAQLVVNAYERARAWALQNPDETAAILAEVAGIELPIAEATIARTVIDTDPVPGEVHRAVLAIIGPIFVESGDVANQQLIDDALASLFFTEFAVAADPNAVG, from the coding sequence ATGACCATCCGCACCCGCTCGACCCTGCTGACCGCGACCCTCGCCGTGGCCGCCATGGCCATGACCGGGTGCGTTGCCGGTGAAGGCGCCCCGGCCGCGCAGCCCGAAGAGGGCTCTGAGTGGTCATCGACCACGCTCACGCTTGACTTCGCCACCTACAACCCGCTCAGCCTGATCATCAAAGACCAAGGCTGGCTCGAAGACGAACTTGGTGACGATGTCACGGTGACGTGGGTGCAGTCCGCAGGCTCGAACAAGGCGAACGAGGCTCTGCGTGCCGGCGCGATCGACGTCGGCTCGACGGCGGGCTCGGCGGCACTGCTGGCTCGCTCGAACGGCAGCCCCATCCACACGATCGCCGTGTACACGCAGCCGAACTGGGCGGCGATCCTGGTGCCGACGGGGTCAGACATCAGAGAGGTCTCTGACCTCGCCGGTCGCAACGTGGCCGCAACGAAGGGCACCGACCCCTACTTCTTCCTGCTGCAGGCGCTCGGCGAAGCAGGACTCTCGCTCGACGACATCTCGCTGCAGAACCTTCAGCACGCAGATGGCCGCGGCGCGCTCGAGACCGGCGCGGTCGACGCCTGGGCAGGTCTCGACCCGCTGCTGTCGACCTCGGTCTACAACGGCAACGCCGAGATCATCTACGACAACGTCGCGTTCAACTCCTACGGCTTTCTCAACGCGACAGAAGAGTTCATCGAGAACCACCCTGATCTCGCACAGCTCGTCGTGAACGCCTATGAACGAGCTCGTGCGTGGGCGCTGCAGAACCCCGACGAGACTGCTGCGATTCTCGCCGAGGTCGCCGGTATCGAACTGCCCATCGCCGAGGCGACGATCGCCCGCACCGTGATCGACACCGACCCGGTGCCCGGCGAGGTGCACCGCGCCGTGCTCGCGATCATCGGCCCGATCTTCGTCGAGAGCGGCGACGTGGCGAACCAGCAGCTCATCGACGACGCGCTCGCATCGTTGTTCTTCACCGAGTTCGCGGTCGCGGCAGACCCGAACGCCGTCGGCTGA
- a CDS encoding aspartate carbamoyltransferase catalytic subunit — translation MKHLLSTRDLDRDTAVGILDVAEDMAQTADREVRKLPPLRGKTVVNLFFEDSTRTRLSFESAAKRLSADVITFSAKGSSVSKGESLKDTAQTLAAMGADAIVVRHAESGAAHLLAHAGWIDAAIINAGDGTHEHPTQALLDAYTMRKRVFGDASRGRDLAGLRVVIVGDILHSRVARSNVWLLSTLGADVALVAPRTLLPHGVEHWPTTVHEHLDDALAVPADAVMMLRIQSERMTGGYFPSTREYAREWGLTAERFAQLGPDTMVMHPGPMNRGLEISTAAADSERSTVLDQVTNGVSIRMAVLYLLVASAEGAER, via the coding sequence ATGAAGCACCTGCTGAGCACGCGCGACCTCGACCGCGACACCGCGGTGGGCATTCTCGACGTGGCCGAAGACATGGCCCAGACCGCTGACCGCGAGGTTCGCAAGCTGCCGCCCCTGCGGGGCAAGACGGTCGTCAACCTGTTCTTCGAAGACTCGACGCGCACGCGCTTGTCGTTCGAGTCAGCGGCCAAGAGGCTCAGCGCAGATGTCATCACCTTCAGCGCCAAGGGGTCGAGTGTCTCGAAGGGCGAGAGCCTCAAAGACACCGCGCAGACCCTGGCGGCGATGGGAGCAGATGCGATCGTGGTGCGGCACGCAGAGTCGGGAGCCGCGCACCTTCTCGCCCACGCCGGGTGGATCGACGCGGCGATCATCAATGCGGGCGACGGCACGCATGAGCACCCGACGCAAGCACTGCTCGACGCCTACACGATGCGCAAGCGAGTCTTCGGCGACGCGTCACGAGGCCGCGACCTCGCGGGGCTCAGGGTCGTCATCGTGGGCGACATTCTGCACTCGCGCGTGGCCAGGTCGAATGTGTGGCTGCTCTCGACGCTCGGCGCCGATGTCGCCCTGGTGGCGCCGCGCACGCTACTGCCGCACGGGGTCGAGCATTGGCCGACGACCGTGCACGAGCACCTCGACGACGCACTCGCGGTGCCTGCCGACGCCGTCATGATGCTGCGCATCCAGAGTGAGCGCATGACCGGGGGCTACTTTCCGTCGACGCGCGAGTACGCGCGCGAGTGGGGTCTCACCGCCGAGCGGTTCGCCCAGTTGGGGCCGGATACGATGGTGATGCACCCTGGGCCGATGAACCGCGGCCTCGAGATCTCTACCGCCGCCGCCGACTCTGAGAGGTCGACGGTGCTCGATCAAGTCACGAACGGGGTGTCGATACGCATGGCAGTGCTCTACCTGCTGGTCGCCAGTGCTGAGGGGGCCGAGCGATGA
- the efp gene encoding elongation factor P, translated as MATTNDIKNGSVLNLDGQLWNVIEFQHVKPGKGGAFVRTKMRNVMSGKVVDKTFNAGTKVDFATVDRRDYSYLYQDGADYVFMDTTDYEQVTVPAAVVGDAANFMLENQQVTIAMHEGAPLYLDLPASVVLEVTYTEPGLQGDRSTGGTKPATLETGYEIQVPLFLEAGTKVKVDTRSGDYLGRVNE; from the coding sequence ATGGCGACCACCAACGACATCAAGAACGGCAGCGTGCTGAACCTCGACGGGCAGCTGTGGAACGTCATCGAGTTTCAGCATGTGAAGCCCGGCAAGGGTGGCGCGTTCGTGCGCACGAAGATGCGCAATGTGATGAGCGGCAAGGTTGTCGACAAGACCTTCAATGCGGGCACCAAGGTCGACTTCGCGACGGTCGACCGCCGTGACTACTCGTACCTGTATCAAGACGGCGCCGACTACGTCTTCATGGACACCACCGACTACGAGCAGGTCACCGTGCCTGCCGCGGTCGTCGGTGACGCTGCGAACTTCATGCTCGAGAACCAGCAGGTGACGATCGCGATGCACGAGGGTGCGCCGCTGTACCTCGATCTGCCGGCCTCGGTCGTGCTCGAGGTCACCTACACCGAGCCCGGCTTGCAGGGCGACCGCTCGACCGGCGGAACCAAGCCAGCAACGCTCGAGACCGGCTATGAGATTCAGGTGCCGCTGTTTCTCGAGGCCGGAACCAAGGTGAAGGTCGACACGCGCTCGGGCGACTACCTGGGTCGCGTCAACGAGTAG
- the pyrR gene encoding bifunctional pyr operon transcriptional regulator/uracil phosphoribosyltransferase PyrR yields the protein MSARTVLHDADIARILRRIAHEVLESRRGDGRIVFLGIPTRGATIAQRIHRIVDEIEPGVSSVGSLDITLYRDDLARTPTRTPAPTRMPEGGIDDAIVVLVDDVLYSGRTIRAALDALVDHGRPRAVRLAVVIDRGHRELPIRADFVGKNLPSATSERVSVRLVEIDGVDEVTIEP from the coding sequence GTGAGTGCACGCACGGTGCTGCACGACGCTGACATTGCGCGCATTCTGCGACGCATCGCCCACGAAGTGCTCGAGAGCCGTCGGGGCGATGGGCGCATCGTCTTTCTCGGTATCCCTACCCGCGGTGCCACGATCGCTCAGCGCATCCACCGCATCGTCGACGAGATCGAGCCCGGTGTCTCGAGTGTCGGATCACTCGACATCACGCTCTACCGTGACGACCTCGCGCGCACGCCGACGCGCACTCCGGCACCCACCCGCATGCCCGAGGGCGGCATCGATGACGCCATCGTGGTGCTCGTCGACGACGTGCTGTACTCGGGCCGCACGATTCGGGCTGCCCTCGACGCGCTCGTCGACCATGGGCGGCCGCGCGCCGTGCGACTGGCCGTCGTCATCGACCGCGGGCATCGCGAGCTGCCGATTCGCGCCGACTTCGTCGGCAAGAACCTGCCGTCTGCGACGAGCGAGCGTGTCTCAGTGCGACTCGTCGAGATTGATGGGGTCGATGAGGTGACGATCGAGCCATGA
- a CDS encoding ABC transporter permease: MSFDERGTASLAGAARPEQSGQAAPRRRAATLFGWADSFGFSAAGTAVSDGLEGRPTARTVLLGLLVPGIIMLAWWSVTEFTDISAVVLPSPEQVVIAGVELAQNGLLGTYVLISLQRVFIGFAIGATVGLLLGALVGLSRTASQLLGPTLGAIRAVPSLAWVPLLTIYLGIFEEPKITLIAIGAAFPVFTTVAGALRHVDAHLVEAGRAFGLGHTRLLTTVQLPAVVPSIVSGLRLALAQAWLFLVAAELIASSMGLGFLLTDSQNNGRVDRIFLAIILLAILGKTTDAILGIGERALLKRWG; the protein is encoded by the coding sequence ATGAGCTTCGACGAACGCGGAACCGCGAGTCTCGCCGGCGCCGCCCGCCCTGAGCAGTCAGGGCAGGCGGCGCCGCGCCGGCGCGCCGCCACACTCTTCGGGTGGGCAGACTCGTTCGGCTTCTCGGCGGCCGGCACCGCCGTCTCTGACGGGCTCGAGGGTCGACCGACCGCGCGAACCGTGCTGCTCGGGCTGCTCGTGCCCGGCATCATCATGCTCGCGTGGTGGTCTGTCACCGAGTTCACCGACATCTCGGCGGTCGTGCTGCCGTCACCCGAGCAGGTGGTCATCGCGGGGGTCGAGCTCGCACAGAACGGGCTGCTCGGCACCTATGTGCTGATCTCGCTGCAGCGAGTGTTCATCGGGTTCGCCATCGGGGCGACGGTCGGCCTCCTGCTCGGAGCACTGGTCGGGCTGTCTCGCACCGCTTCGCAGTTGCTGGGGCCGACCCTCGGAGCGATTCGTGCCGTGCCCTCGCTGGCCTGGGTGCCGCTGCTCACGATCTACCTCGGCATCTTCGAAGAGCCCAAGATCACGCTCATCGCGATCGGCGCCGCTTTTCCGGTGTTCACGACGGTCGCCGGTGCGCTTCGACACGTCGACGCACACCTCGTCGAAGCAGGACGAGCATTCGGGCTGGGTCACACACGGTTGCTCACGACCGTGCAGCTGCCGGCAGTGGTGCCCTCGATCGTGTCGGGGTTGCGGCTCGCACTGGCGCAAGCCTGGCTGTTTCTCGTCGCGGCCGAACTCATCGCCTCGTCGATGGGCCTCGGATTCTTGCTCACCGACTCGCAGAACAACGGCCGCGTCGATCGCATCTTCCTCGCGATCATCCTGCTCGCGATTCTCGGCAAGACCACCGATGCGATTCTCGGCATCGGAGAGCGCGCCCTGCTCAAGCGCTGGGGCTAG
- the nusB gene encoding transcription antitermination factor NusB, translating into MSARSKARKRALDMLYIADVRQVPLADVLADEARRAAAQPQRASSWPYAEQIVRGVDENRADIDALIEQHAVGWTLARMPVVDRAILRLGIWELGFNPETPAAVAISEAMQLASVLSTDESATFVNGVLGAIADALTSPETHSAP; encoded by the coding sequence GTGAGCGCTCGAAGCAAAGCCCGCAAGCGGGCTCTCGACATGCTGTACATCGCCGACGTGCGGCAAGTGCCACTCGCCGACGTGCTCGCCGACGAGGCGCGACGCGCGGCGGCTCAGCCGCAGCGGGCCTCGAGTTGGCCGTATGCCGAGCAGATCGTGCGCGGAGTCGACGAGAACCGTGCAGACATCGATGCGTTGATCGAGCAGCACGCTGTGGGCTGGACCTTGGCACGCATGCCCGTGGTGGATCGTGCCATCCTCCGCCTGGGCATCTGGGAGCTCGGATTCAATCCCGAGACTCCGGCCGCCGTGGCCATCTCAGAAGCGATGCAGCTCGCGAGCGTGCTGTCGACCGACGAGAGCGCCACCTTCGTCAACGGCGTGCTCGGCGCGATCGCTGACGCGCTGACATCGCCCGAGACGCACTCGGCCCCATGA